A section of the Haliaeetus albicilla chromosome 6, bHalAlb1.1, whole genome shotgun sequence genome encodes:
- the SMS gene encoding spermine synthase isoform X2, whose product MAAAAAARHSTLDFLLGATADCNAILKALQPIFQEQGMTETVHNWEDHGYLATYIKKNGSFANLRIHPHGLVLVDLQNYNDHTKGREEADQLLNKVEERMKELFHGNIKRVKRLPAILRGGVIDRYWPTADGRLVEYDIDEVVYDEDSPFQNIKILHSKQFGNILILSGDVNLAESDLAYTQAIMGSGKEDYTGKEVLILGGGDGGILYEIVKLKPKMVTASNIDQMVIDGCKKYMRKTCGDVLDNLKGECYQVLIEDCIPVLKRYAKEGRMFDYVINDLTAVPISTSPEEDSTWEFLRLILDLSMKVLKQDGKYFTQGNCINLTDALTLYEEQLSRLYCPVEFSKETVCVPSYMELWVFYTIWKKQNDI is encoded by the exons ctgattGCAATGCCATTCTTAAAGCTCTACAGCCCATTTTTCAGGAGCAGGGAATGACAGAAACAGTTCATAACTGGGAAGACCATGGTTATTTAGCaacctacattaaaaaaaatggcag TTTTGCCAATTTGAGAATTCACCCTCATGGATTAGTGTTGGTGGATCTGCAGAATTACAATGATCATacaaaaggaagagaggaagccGATCAG cttctaaacaaagtagaagaaagaatgaaagaattGTTTCATGGTAATATAAAAAGGGTGAAGCG ATTGCCAGCCATTTTGAGAGGAGGTGTCATTGATAGATACTGGCCCACAGCTGATGGACGCCTGGTGGAGTATGACATAGATGAAGTTGTTTATGATGAAGACTCACCTTTTCAGAATATTAAAATTCTGCATTCAAAACAGTTTGGGAATATTCTTATTCTCAGTGGGGATGTTA ATCTGGCAGAGAGTGACCTGGCATATACTCAAGCCATAATGGGCAGTGGAAAGGAAGACTACACTGGGAAAGAAGTGCTAATCCTGGGAGGTGGTGATGGAGGTATACTATATGAAATAGTCAAACTGAAGCCAAAGATGGTTA CAGCTTCAAACATTGACCAAATGGTGATCGACGGGTGTAAAAAATACATGCGTAAAACCTGCGGAGATGTCTTAGACAATCTGAAAGGAGAGTGCTATCAG GTTCTGATTGAAGACTGTATTCCTGTACTGAAGAGGTATGCCAAAGAAGGAAGGATGTTTGATTATGTAATTAATGATCTGACGGCTGTTCCAATCTCCACATCTCCAGAAGAAG ATTCCACATGGGAATTTCTGCGATTGATTCTTGACCTCTCAATGAAAGTCCTGAAACAAGATGGAAAATACTTCACACAG ggaaACTGTATCAATCTGACCGACGCCTTGACTCTGTATGAAGAACAGCTTAGCAGGCTTTATTGTCCTGTGgagttttcaaaagaaactgtGTGCGTTCCCTCCTACATGGAATT
- the SMS gene encoding spermine synthase isoform X1, producing MAAAAAARHSTLDFLLGATADCNAILKALQPIFQEQGMTETVHNWEDHGYLATYIKKNGSFANLRIHPHGLVLVDLQNYNDHTKGREEADQLLNKVEERMKELFHGNIKRVKRLPAILRGGVIDRYWPTADGRLVEYDIDEVVYDEDSPFQNIKILHSKQFGNILILSGDVNLAESDLAYTQAIMGSGKEDYTGKEVLILGGGDGGILYEIVKLKPKMVTMVEIDQMVIDGCKKYMRKTCGDVLDNLKGECYQVLIEDCIPVLKRYAKEGRMFDYVINDLTAVPISTSPEEDSTWEFLRLILDLSMKVLKQDGKYFTQGNCINLTDALTLYEEQLSRLYCPVEFSKETVCVPSYMELWVFYTIWKKQNDI from the exons ctgattGCAATGCCATTCTTAAAGCTCTACAGCCCATTTTTCAGGAGCAGGGAATGACAGAAACAGTTCATAACTGGGAAGACCATGGTTATTTAGCaacctacattaaaaaaaatggcag TTTTGCCAATTTGAGAATTCACCCTCATGGATTAGTGTTGGTGGATCTGCAGAATTACAATGATCATacaaaaggaagagaggaagccGATCAG cttctaaacaaagtagaagaaagaatgaaagaattGTTTCATGGTAATATAAAAAGGGTGAAGCG ATTGCCAGCCATTTTGAGAGGAGGTGTCATTGATAGATACTGGCCCACAGCTGATGGACGCCTGGTGGAGTATGACATAGATGAAGTTGTTTATGATGAAGACTCACCTTTTCAGAATATTAAAATTCTGCATTCAAAACAGTTTGGGAATATTCTTATTCTCAGTGGGGATGTTA ATCTGGCAGAGAGTGACCTGGCATATACTCAAGCCATAATGGGCAGTGGAAAGGAAGACTACACTGGGAAAGAAGTGCTAATCCTGGGAGGTGGTGATGGAGGTATACTATATGAAATAGTCAAACTGAAGCCAAAGATGGTTACTATGGTAGAG ATTGACCAAATGGTGATCGACGGGTGTAAAAAATACATGCGTAAAACCTGCGGAGATGTCTTAGACAATCTGAAAGGAGAGTGCTATCAG GTTCTGATTGAAGACTGTATTCCTGTACTGAAGAGGTATGCCAAAGAAGGAAGGATGTTTGATTATGTAATTAATGATCTGACGGCTGTTCCAATCTCCACATCTCCAGAAGAAG ATTCCACATGGGAATTTCTGCGATTGATTCTTGACCTCTCAATGAAAGTCCTGAAACAAGATGGAAAATACTTCACACAG ggaaACTGTATCAATCTGACCGACGCCTTGACTCTGTATGAAGAACAGCTTAGCAGGCTTTATTGTCCTGTGgagttttcaaaagaaactgtGTGCGTTCCCTCCTACATGGAATT